One genomic segment of Dysosmobacter sp. Marseille-Q4140 includes these proteins:
- a CDS encoding DUF3298 domain-containing protein codes for MKEFDKARENYESTPIPEELNDRVQAGIRQGREAHRRASRRPLVRTLGTCAACLAVLVGALNISPTFAAAASDVPVLGGLFQVLTVRSYDTVRDGIDYDVSVPEVEADSAVADSAVADRINAEIQERVDAHMEKAQQDWEDYQEAFFATGGTEEQWGDRKMDVIVDYEIKSQTDTTVSFVVDFGEGWVAANQQRFCYNLDLENDRDITLEDLLGENWVEICNDAVKAGMAAQIEADGFDYFFPAEQGGFTMVDETTSFYINENGDPVLVFPEYSIAAGVAGILEFPVEQ; via the coding sequence ATGAAAGAGTTTGATAAGGCAAGAGAGAACTATGAGTCCACGCCCATCCCCGAGGAGCTGAACGATCGCGTCCAGGCGGGCATCCGACAGGGCCGGGAAGCCCATCGCCGCGCATCCCGCCGGCCGCTGGTCCGCACACTGGGTACCTGCGCCGCATGCCTTGCGGTGCTGGTGGGTGCGCTGAACATCTCCCCCACCTTCGCAGCGGCAGCGTCCGATGTGCCGGTGCTGGGCGGACTGTTCCAGGTGCTGACGGTCCGCAGCTATGATACGGTCCGGGACGGCATCGACTATGATGTCTCTGTTCCCGAGGTGGAGGCCGACAGCGCTGTGGCCGACAGCGCTGTGGCCGACCGGATCAACGCCGAGATCCAGGAGCGCGTGGATGCCCACATGGAGAAGGCCCAGCAGGACTGGGAGGATTATCAGGAGGCGTTCTTCGCCACCGGCGGCACCGAGGAGCAGTGGGGCGACCGGAAGATGGACGTGATCGTCGACTACGAGATCAAGAGCCAGACCGATACCACTGTGTCCTTTGTGGTGGACTTCGGTGAGGGCTGGGTCGCCGCCAACCAGCAGCGGTTCTGCTACAACCTGGATCTGGAGAATGACCGGGACATCACTTTGGAGGACCTGCTGGGTGAAAACTGGGTGGAGATCTGCAATGACGCCGTGAAGGCCGGCATGGCCGCTCAGATCGAGGCGGACGGCTTCGACTACTTCTTCCCGGCGGAGCAGGGCGGCTTCACCATGGTGGATGAGACCACCAGCTTCTATATCAACGAAAACGGCGACCCCGTTCTGGTGTTCCCGGAGTACTCCATCGCCGCCGGCGTAGCCGGGATCCTGGAGTTCCCCGTTGAGCAGTAA
- a CDS encoding EamA family transporter has translation MWFWLSIIALLCWSGSDLFSKIGCRDASDKYSHLKMVMAVGVVMGLHAAFEIFVGGTEISLSILLTYLPVSLLYIGSMTLGYLGLRYIELSISSPICNSSGALVAVLTLLFVGGEDYSPLALFAVALVCVGAIGLGVVDACEDETLRAQRQEAGNYKYAKSFLALALPVAYCLLDAAGTFADNRVLETLNEDSANVAYELTFLLAGILCFMYVVLIKKDKLIPKMEAPKYTGAIFETAGQFAYIYAIADTEHLAMSAPIISAYCAASVLWSRLFLKEKLSWKHYAMILLVVIGIVIMGVFDM, from the coding sequence ATGTGGTTTTGGCTTTCTATCATTGCCCTGCTGTGCTGGAGCGGCTCCGACCTGTTTTCCAAGATCGGCTGCCGGGACGCATCTGACAAGTACAGCCATCTGAAAATGGTCATGGCCGTGGGTGTGGTCATGGGCCTGCATGCCGCTTTCGAGATCTTTGTGGGCGGCACGGAGATCAGCCTCTCCATCCTGCTGACCTACCTGCCGGTGTCCCTGCTGTACATCGGCTCCATGACCCTGGGGTATCTGGGCCTGCGGTACATCGAGCTGTCCATCTCCTCCCCCATCTGCAACTCCTCCGGCGCCCTGGTGGCGGTGCTGACGCTGCTGTTCGTGGGCGGCGAGGACTACTCCCCCCTGGCGCTGTTCGCCGTGGCGCTGGTGTGCGTGGGCGCCATCGGCCTGGGCGTTGTGGACGCCTGCGAGGACGAGACCCTGCGGGCCCAGCGGCAGGAAGCCGGCAACTATAAGTACGCCAAGAGCTTTCTGGCCCTGGCCCTGCCGGTGGCCTACTGCCTGCTGGACGCCGCCGGCACCTTTGCCGATAACCGGGTGCTGGAGACCCTCAACGAGGACAGCGCCAACGTGGCCTATGAGCTGACCTTCCTGCTGGCAGGTATTTTGTGCTTCATGTATGTGGTCCTCATCAAGAAGGATAAGTTGATCCCGAAGATGGAGGCCCCCAAGTACACCGGCGCCATCTTCGAAACTGCCGGCCAGTTTGCCTACATCTATGCCATCGCGGACACCGAGCACCTGGCCATGTCCGCCCCCATCATCTCCGCCTACTGCGCCGCCTCCGTGCTGTGGAGCCGGCTGTTCCTGAAGGAGAAGCTGTCCTGGAAGCACTACGCCATGATCCTGCTGGTCGTCATCGGCATCGTGATTATGGGTGTGTTCGACATGTAA
- a CDS encoding methionine gamma-lyase family protein, with amino-acid sequence MELEKMYEQLGISRAVYEYGEAVLRELRQRFDGIDAVAEYNQGKVIAAMQKNRVNATHFAATTGYGYNDDGRDNLERVYADVFHTEAALVRPQITCGTHALTVALSANLLPGDELLSPVGAPYDTLEEVIGIRESKCSLKEYGVTYAQADLKADGTFDYDAIHQKINERTKLITIQRSKGYATRPSFSVAQIGELIAFCKSVKPGVKVMVDNCYGEFVEMNEPSDLGADMVVGSLIKNPGGGLAPIGGYICGTKECVERCAYRLSAPGLGQEVGANLGLMPALYQGLFLAPTVVSGALKGAIFAANIYEKLGYPCVPNATESRHDIIQAVTLGSAEAMVAFCKGIQAAAPVDSYVTPEPWAMPGYDSDVIMAAGAFVQGSSIELSADGPIRPPYAVYFQGGLTWYHAKLGILMSLQKLVEAGLTRLPE; translated from the coding sequence ATGGAACTTGAAAAGATGTATGAACAGCTGGGCATCAGCCGGGCTGTGTATGAATACGGCGAAGCGGTGCTGCGGGAGCTGCGGCAGCGGTTCGACGGCATCGACGCCGTGGCGGAGTACAACCAGGGCAAGGTCATCGCCGCCATGCAGAAAAACCGGGTCAACGCCACCCATTTCGCCGCCACCACCGGCTACGGCTACAACGACGACGGCCGGGACAATCTGGAGCGGGTCTACGCGGACGTGTTCCACACCGAGGCGGCCCTGGTGCGGCCCCAGATCACCTGCGGCACCCATGCGCTGACCGTGGCTCTTTCCGCCAACCTCCTGCCGGGAGACGAGCTGCTCTCCCCCGTGGGCGCCCCCTACGACACGCTGGAGGAGGTCATCGGCATCCGGGAGAGCAAGTGCTCCCTGAAGGAGTACGGCGTCACCTACGCCCAGGCGGACCTGAAGGCCGACGGCACCTTCGACTACGACGCCATCCACCAAAAGATCAACGAGCGCACCAAGCTCATCACCATCCAGCGCTCCAAGGGCTACGCCACCCGCCCCTCCTTCTCCGTGGCTCAGATCGGGGAACTGATCGCCTTCTGCAAGAGCGTGAAGCCGGGCGTGAAGGTCATGGTGGACAACTGCTACGGCGAGTTCGTGGAGATGAACGAGCCCTCGGACCTGGGAGCCGACATGGTGGTGGGCAGCCTCATCAAGAATCCCGGCGGCGGCCTGGCCCCCATCGGCGGCTACATCTGCGGCACCAAGGAGTGCGTGGAGCGGTGCGCCTACCGGCTCTCCGCCCCGGGCCTTGGGCAGGAGGTGGGCGCCAACCTGGGGCTGATGCCCGCCCTCTACCAGGGATTGTTCCTGGCGCCCACAGTGGTGTCCGGCGCCCTCAAGGGCGCCATCTTCGCCGCCAACATCTATGAAAAGCTGGGCTATCCCTGTGTCCCCAATGCCACGGAGAGCCGCCACGATATCATTCAGGCGGTGACTCTGGGCAGCGCCGAGGCCATGGTGGCCTTCTGCAAGGGCATTCAGGCAGCGGCGCCGGTGGACAGCTACGTGACCCCGGAGCCCTGGGCCATGCCCGGCTATGACTCCGACGTCATCATGGCGGCGGGCGCCTTTGTCCAGGGCAGCTCCATTGAACTCTCCGCCGACGGCCCCATCCGTCCCCCCTACGCCGTGTATTTCCAAGGCGGGCTCACCTGGTATCACGCGAAGCTCGGCATCCTCATGAGCCTGCAGAAGCTGGTGGAAGCGGGACTGACCCGCCTGCCGGAATAA
- a CDS encoding AbrB/MazE/SpoVT family DNA-binding domain-containing protein, with protein sequence MKNMIFERGGSMPGGKHMLGMGKNRVFGTAKVGDRGQIVIPQEARRFFGISPGDTLLILGNEKSGLVVTKPEVLHDLADKILGEKDETDGT encoded by the coding sequence ATGAAAAATATGATTTTCGAAAGGGGTGGTTCCATGCCTGGCGGCAAGCACATGCTGGGGATGGGCAAAAACCGTGTCTTTGGCACCGCCAAGGTGGGCGACCGGGGACAGATCGTCATTCCCCAGGAGGCGCGGCGGTTTTTCGGCATTTCGCCGGGGGACACACTGCTGATCCTGGGCAATGAAAAAAGCGGCCTGGTGGTCACCAAGCCGGAGGTCCTCCACGATCTGGCGGACAAAATTCTGGGAGAGAAGGACGAGACTGATGGAACTTGA
- the recQ gene encoding DNA helicase RecQ, with protein sequence MTKEEALKTYYGYDAFREGQEHVVDALLSGRDALAIMPTGAGKSVCYQIPALLLPGITLVISPLVSLMADQVTALVQMGVPAAYLNSTLTYRQYLLSLERARAGRYKIIYVAPERLENEGFLAFVRQAEVSLVAVDEAHCISQWGQDFRPSYLKIPDFVDALPHRPPVGAFTATATPRVRDDIRRLLRLQTPAETVTGFDRKNLFFEVQRPERKDRALLELVKSRPGKAGIVYCATRRAVEETCELLQSRGVAATRYHAGLDMEERRRNQEDFLYDRAAVMVATNAFGMGIDKSDVRYVIHYNMPRDLESYYQEAGRAGRDGAPASCILLFSRRDVQIQEYLIDNSEAREELDAGTAVQLRRRELERLRIMTGYCATRRCLRRYILSYFGETAPEECGTCANCLRSHQDIEVGREARIILGCIHRTGGHFGAAVIAETLCGADTEKVRKYHMDREPDYGALGRLTQGEVRERMEFLLDEGYLTVSTGPYPVLELTDRGLEALGDQRELWMRTFRSDRSAPARQASSGELEGEAAELFARLRALRAKTARIRGVPAYVVFSDKTLREMALTRPGSMEELLDVGGVGEEKARRYGRAFLAEIAAFTEGA encoded by the coding sequence ATGACCAAGGAAGAGGCCCTGAAAACCTATTACGGCTACGACGCCTTCCGGGAGGGACAGGAGCACGTTGTGGATGCGCTGCTCTCCGGCCGGGACGCCCTGGCCATCATGCCCACCGGAGCGGGGAAGTCCGTGTGCTACCAGATCCCGGCGCTGCTGCTGCCGGGGATCACCCTGGTGATCTCGCCCCTGGTGTCGCTGATGGCGGACCAGGTGACGGCTCTGGTGCAGATGGGCGTCCCGGCGGCGTACCTCAACAGCACGCTGACCTACCGCCAGTATCTGCTGTCCCTGGAGCGGGCCCGGGCGGGGCGGTACAAGATCATCTATGTGGCGCCGGAGCGGCTGGAAAACGAGGGGTTCCTGGCGTTCGTCCGCCAGGCGGAGGTCTCCCTGGTGGCGGTGGACGAGGCCCACTGCATCTCCCAGTGGGGCCAGGACTTCCGGCCGTCCTATCTGAAGATCCCGGACTTTGTGGACGCTCTGCCCCACCGGCCGCCGGTGGGGGCCTTCACCGCCACCGCCACGCCCCGGGTCCGCGACGACATCCGCCGTCTGCTGCGGCTGCAGACCCCGGCGGAAACGGTCACCGGCTTTGACCGGAAGAACCTCTTCTTCGAGGTCCAGCGGCCGGAGCGGAAGGACCGGGCCCTCCTGGAGCTGGTGAAGAGCCGCCCCGGCAAGGCAGGCATCGTCTACTGCGCCACCCGCCGGGCGGTGGAGGAGACCTGCGAGCTGCTGCAGAGCCGGGGCGTGGCCGCCACCCGCTACCACGCGGGGCTGGACATGGAGGAGCGCCGCCGGAACCAGGAGGACTTCCTCTACGACCGGGCGGCGGTGATGGTGGCCACCAACGCCTTCGGCATGGGCATCGACAAGTCCGACGTGCGGTATGTCATCCACTACAACATGCCCCGGGACCTGGAGAGCTACTATCAGGAGGCGGGCCGGGCCGGCCGGGACGGCGCCCCCGCCAGCTGCATCCTGCTCTTCTCCCGGCGGGACGTGCAGATCCAGGAGTATCTGATCGACAACAGCGAGGCCCGGGAGGAACTGGACGCCGGGACAGCGGTGCAGCTGCGGCGGCGGGAGCTGGAGCGGCTGCGGATCATGACCGGTTACTGCGCCACCCGCCGGTGCCTGCGGCGGTACATCCTCTCCTATTTCGGGGAGACGGCTCCGGAGGAGTGCGGCACCTGCGCCAACTGCCTGCGGTCCCACCAGGACATCGAGGTGGGCCGGGAGGCCAGGATCATCCTGGGCTGCATCCACCGCACCGGCGGCCACTTCGGCGCCGCCGTCATCGCTGAGACCCTCTGCGGCGCGGACACGGAGAAGGTCCGCAAATATCACATGGACCGGGAGCCGGACTATGGCGCCCTGGGGAGATTGACCCAGGGAGAGGTCCGGGAGCGGATGGAATTTTTGCTGGACGAGGGATATCTCACGGTCAGCACCGGCCCCTATCCGGTGCTGGAGCTGACGGACCGGGGCCTGGAGGCCCTGGGAGACCAGCGGGAGCTGTGGATGCGGACCTTCCGCTCCGACCGCTCGGCCCCGGCGCGGCAGGCCTCCTCCGGGGAGCTGGAGGGCGAGGCGGCGGAGCTGTTTGCCCGCCTGCGGGCCCTGCGGGCCAAAACGGCCCGGATCCGGGGCGTGCCGGCCTATGTGGTGTTCTCCGACAAGACGCTGCGGGAGATGGCCCTGACCCGCCCCGGTTCCATGGAGGAGCTGCTGGACGTGGGCGGCGTGGGCGAGGAAAAGGCCCGGCGCTACGGCCGGGCCTTCCTGGCGGAGATCGCCGCCTTTACGGAGGGAGCGTGA
- the mgtE gene encoding magnesium transporter, giving the protein MLMRKNDMLYLNAPEDAVAAVMWIDPPVLSPRCRVNEAIERIRQVGLPDAGLNSCFVVSEEGVLLGLVGLRTLLLTRGGVRLETVMTHPFATLQPEDDREVAAQLMERYDLPELPVVDAGNHLVGVVTAADAMTVLQAEATEDMEVMAAMTPSEEPYFESSIFRLFRSRVVWLMLLMLSATVTGGIISHFEDALAAQVVLTAFIPMLMDTGGNCGCQSSVMVIRGLSLGEIHFSDWGRVLWREIRVSGLCAAALAAVNFFRLILLSGVNFSVAATVSLTLIATVVLSDLVGGLLPLGAKRLGFDPAVMASPLITTIVDALSLLIYFQMASWLLAL; this is encoded by the coding sequence ATGCTGATGAGAAAGAATGATATGCTGTACCTGAACGCTCCGGAGGACGCCGTGGCCGCCGTCATGTGGATTGATCCCCCGGTGCTCTCTCCCCGGTGCCGGGTCAACGAGGCCATTGAGCGGATCCGGCAGGTGGGCCTGCCCGATGCCGGGCTCAACAGCTGCTTTGTGGTGTCGGAGGAGGGCGTCCTGCTGGGCCTGGTGGGCCTGCGGACGCTGCTGCTGACCCGGGGCGGCGTGCGGCTGGAGACGGTGATGACCCACCCCTTCGCCACCCTCCAGCCGGAGGACGACCGGGAGGTGGCCGCCCAGCTGATGGAGCGGTACGACCTGCCGGAGCTGCCGGTGGTGGATGCCGGCAACCATCTGGTGGGGGTCGTCACCGCCGCGGATGCCATGACGGTGCTCCAGGCGGAGGCCACGGAGGACATGGAGGTCATGGCCGCCATGACCCCCTCGGAGGAGCCGTATTTTGAAAGCTCCATTTTCCGCCTGTTCCGCAGCCGGGTGGTGTGGCTGATGCTGCTGATGCTCTCCGCCACCGTCACCGGCGGCATCATCTCCCACTTTGAGGATGCCCTGGCCGCCCAGGTGGTCCTGACGGCCTTCATCCCCATGCTGATGGACACCGGCGGCAACTGCGGCTGCCAGTCCTCCGTCATGGTGATCCGGGGACTGTCCCTGGGTGAGATCCACTTTTCCGACTGGGGCCGGGTCCTGTGGCGGGAGATCCGGGTCAGCGGCCTGTGCGCCGCGGCTTTGGCGGCGGTGAACTTCTTCCGCCTGATCCTGCTTTCCGGCGTGAATTTCAGCGTGGCAGCCACCGTCAGCCTGACCCTGATCGCCACGGTGGTGCTGTCCGACCTGGTGGGCGGGCTGCTGCCCCTGGGGGCCAAGCGGCTGGGCTTCGACCCGGCGGTCATGGCCAGCCCCCTGATCACCACCATCGTGGATGCGCTGTCTCTGCTGATCTACTTCCAGATGGCCAGCTGGCTGCTGGCGCTGTGA
- the rpoD gene encoding RNA polymerase sigma factor RpoD: MGNEKLRELLARGKKKGKLESAELMDAVDDLNLEGEQMDQLYDSLEALNIDISADEPLLTDLPDDEPPAEEIADVEEEELVDPNTLVNNFSIDDPVRMYLKEIGKVPLLSPDEEIALAQVMGEGNEAERRLHEIRRLKDAGEPVPYTDEEIAAWKKAEKKGEAAKQKLAEANLRLVVSIAKRYVGRGMLFLDLIQEGNLGLIKAVEKFDYTKGYKFSTYATWWIRQAITRAIADQARTIRIPVHMVETINKVIRVSRQLLQELGHDPSPNEISAEMGMPVEKVREILKIAQEPVSLETPIGEEEDSHLGDFIPDEGASEPSEAASFTLLKEQLMDVLSTLTPREEKVLKLRFGIEDGRTRTLEEVGKEFNVTRERIRQIEAKALRKLRHPSRSKKLKDFLN, translated from the coding sequence ATGGGCAACGAAAAGCTGCGGGAGCTGCTGGCCCGGGGCAAGAAGAAGGGTAAGCTGGAGTCCGCCGAGCTCATGGACGCCGTGGACGACCTGAACCTGGAAGGCGAGCAGATGGACCAGCTGTACGACTCCCTGGAGGCGCTGAACATCGACATCAGCGCCGACGAGCCGCTGCTGACGGACCTGCCCGACGACGAGCCCCCCGCCGAGGAGATCGCCGACGTGGAGGAAGAGGAGCTGGTGGACCCCAACACCCTGGTCAACAACTTCTCCATCGACGATCCCGTCCGCATGTACCTCAAGGAGATCGGTAAGGTGCCCCTGCTCTCCCCCGACGAGGAGATCGCCCTGGCCCAGGTCATGGGCGAGGGCAACGAGGCCGAGCGCCGCCTCCACGAGATCCGCCGTCTGAAGGACGCCGGGGAGCCGGTGCCTTACACCGACGAGGAGATCGCCGCCTGGAAGAAGGCGGAGAAGAAGGGCGAGGCCGCCAAGCAGAAGCTGGCCGAGGCCAACCTCCGCCTGGTGGTGTCCATCGCCAAGCGGTACGTGGGCCGGGGCATGCTGTTCCTGGACCTGATCCAGGAGGGCAACTTAGGACTCATCAAGGCCGTGGAGAAGTTCGACTACACCAAGGGCTACAAGTTCTCCACCTACGCCACCTGGTGGATCCGGCAGGCCATCACCCGGGCCATCGCCGACCAGGCCCGGACCATCCGCATCCCCGTCCACATGGTGGAGACCATCAACAAGGTCATCCGGGTCAGCCGCCAGCTGCTCCAGGAGCTGGGCCACGATCCCTCCCCCAACGAGATCAGCGCCGAGATGGGCATGCCGGTGGAGAAGGTCCGGGAGATCCTGAAGATCGCCCAGGAGCCCGTCTCCCTGGAGACCCCCATCGGCGAGGAGGAGGATAGCCACCTGGGCGACTTCATCCCCGACGAGGGCGCCAGCGAGCCCAGCGAGGCCGCCAGCTTCACGCTGCTCAAGGAGCAGCTGATGGACGTGCTGTCCACCCTGACCCCCCGGGAGGAGAAGGTCCTCAAGCTGCGCTTCGGCATCGAGGACGGCCGGACCCGCACATTGGAGGAAGTTGGCAAGGAGTTCAACGTCACCCGGGAGCGCATCCGCCAGATCGAGGCCAAGGCCCTGCGCAAACTGCGCCACCCCAGCCGCTCCAAGAAGCTGAAGGACTTTTTGAACTAA
- the dnaG gene encoding DNA primase: MAFPQAFLDELLARSDIVDVVGSYVQLQRKGANLFGLCPFHSEKTGSFSVSPDKQIYYCFGCKRGGGVINFIMEEENLSFPDAVRFLAKRAGLEVPEEEGDREAGRRRQRLLDLNRDAARFYYQLLQQPEGAAVRAYLERRQIKKSTAVKFGMGASPDSWDTLLTEMTRRGYSKRELLDAGLVVQNKNGRLYDKFRNRLMLPVVDTRGDVVAFGSRVLDKSEPKYMNSSETPVYSKRRVLYGLNLAKKTKRPNIILCEGNLDIVTLHQAGFDNAVASMGTALTVEQTRLLSRFTKELVLCYDNDNAGKIATERALQILNNSDFSVKVLQLPRRLVDGEYVKQDADDFIKFQGPDAFERLLSGSENGIEFRMAQVAAKHDLTNDEGRVSYCEEISALLSTLENAVEREIYTGRAAEAAKITPEAMKLEVQRAFRQRTRQEKRAELRRELNPAASLQPRERTLRYDNVRSARAEEGVLRLLVKDATVFPDAPPLTEEQFSSPLLGRAFTQLWNQRRVGRDPSIPLLAEFFSQEEISHLIDVTERPESLANAAQALADYIRIIQSEWRKRSGGDDVDPLLAATEKYKDKKGNGGKQHG, encoded by the coding sequence ATGGCGTTTCCCCAGGCTTTTCTGGACGAATTGCTCGCCCGCAGCGACATCGTGGACGTGGTGGGCAGCTATGTCCAGCTCCAGCGCAAGGGCGCCAATCTCTTCGGCCTTTGCCCCTTCCACAGTGAAAAGACCGGCTCCTTCTCCGTCTCGCCGGACAAGCAGATCTACTACTGCTTCGGCTGCAAGCGGGGCGGTGGCGTCATCAACTTCATCATGGAGGAGGAGAACCTGTCCTTCCCCGACGCCGTGCGGTTCCTGGCCAAGCGGGCCGGGCTGGAGGTGCCGGAAGAGGAGGGCGACCGAGAGGCCGGACGCCGCCGCCAGCGGCTGCTGGACCTCAACCGGGACGCCGCCCGCTTCTACTACCAGCTGCTCCAGCAGCCGGAGGGCGCGGCGGTGCGGGCGTATCTGGAGCGGCGGCAGATCAAAAAGTCCACCGCCGTGAAGTTCGGCATGGGCGCCTCCCCGGACAGCTGGGACACCCTGCTGACGGAGATGACCCGCCGGGGCTACTCCAAACGGGAACTGCTGGACGCGGGGCTGGTGGTCCAGAACAAGAACGGCCGTCTGTACGACAAGTTCCGAAACCGGCTGATGCTGCCGGTGGTGGACACCCGGGGCGACGTGGTGGCCTTTGGCAGCCGGGTGCTGGACAAGTCCGAGCCCAAGTACATGAACTCGTCGGAGACGCCGGTCTATTCCAAGCGGCGGGTGCTGTACGGGCTGAACCTGGCAAAAAAGACCAAGCGGCCCAATATCATCCTCTGTGAGGGCAACCTGGACATCGTGACGCTGCACCAGGCGGGGTTCGACAACGCCGTGGCCTCCATGGGCACGGCGCTGACCGTGGAGCAGACCCGGCTCCTCTCCCGCTTCACCAAGGAGCTGGTCCTCTGCTACGACAACGACAACGCCGGCAAGATCGCCACGGAGCGGGCGCTCCAGATCCTGAACAACTCCGACTTCTCCGTGAAGGTCCTCCAGCTGCCGAGGCGCCTGGTGGACGGGGAGTATGTCAAGCAAGACGCCGACGACTTCATCAAGTTCCAGGGCCCCGACGCCTTTGAGCGGCTGCTGAGCGGCAGCGAGAACGGCATCGAGTTCCGCATGGCCCAGGTGGCCGCCAAGCACGACCTGACCAACGACGAGGGCCGGGTGTCCTACTGCGAGGAGATCAGCGCCCTGCTGTCCACCCTGGAAAACGCCGTGGAGCGGGAGATCTACACCGGCCGGGCGGCGGAGGCCGCCAAGATCACCCCGGAGGCCATGAAGCTGGAGGTCCAGCGTGCCTTCCGCCAGCGGACCCGGCAGGAAAAGCGGGCGGAGCTGCGGCGGGAACTGAACCCGGCGGCCTCGCTCCAGCCCCGGGAGCGGACCCTGCGCTACGACAACGTCCGCTCCGCCCGGGCCGAGGAGGGCGTGCTGCGGCTTCTGGTCAAGGACGCCACCGTCTTTCCGGACGCGCCGCCCCTGACGGAGGAGCAGTTCTCCTCCCCCCTGCTGGGCAGGGCGTTCACGCAGCTCTGGAACCAGCGCCGGGTGGGACGGGATCCCTCGATTCCCCTGCTGGCGGAGTTCTTCTCTCAGGAGGAAATCAGTCACCTCATCGACGTGACGGAGCGGCCGGAGTCCCTGGCCAACGCCGCGCAGGCACTGGCGGACTACATACGCATCATTCAGTCGGAGTGGCGCAAGCGCTCCGGCGGAGACGACGTGGACCCCCTTCTGGCGGCCACGGAAAAATACAAAGACAAAAAGGGTAATGGAGGAAAGCAGCATGGCTAA